The genome window CTACGCCTTCGATCCGGCGATGCAGGACTTCTTCAAGGCTCACAATCCGTACGCCCTGCAGAACATCGCCGAGCGGCTGCTGGAGGCGATCGCCCGCGGGATGTGGGAGAACCCCGGCGACGACAAGGACAAGCTGGAGGCGCTGCTGCTGGAGGCGGAGGGCGAGATCGAGGACAGCCTCGCCGGCGCCCCGAAGGGCAGCGCGGCGGAGTAGGCGCCGCCGCGCGCAAAAGCGCCCCGCGCCGAAAGGCCGGGGCGCTTTTCGTTTCAGAACGTGTAGCCGATGCCCGCGTACACGCCGAACGGATTGCTGGTGTAGCCGGAGGACGTGTAGTACTCGGAATCGAAGAGATTCTCGACCCGGCCGTAGACGGTCACGTTGTCCATGATCTCGTATTGCGCGGCGAGATCGAGTTTCCAGCCGTCGCCGTCGTAGGTTTCGGCGACGTAGCCCTTGTGGTAGCGCTCCCAGCCCCGGCTCTTGATCGTGGCGTCGGCGCGGACGCTGCCCTTGTCGTGGTCGAAGGCGTAGATCGCGCTCACGTTCACCACGTGGGGCGAGATCTTGTCGGCCGCATGGTCGGTGATCTTTCCGGCCGAGGTGGTCGCGTTGAGCGAGGTCAGGGTGTAGGTGTAGTTGACCTGCAGGTCGAGGCTGTCGCTCTCGCCTTCGTAGACCAGCGCGCCGAGGCTGGTCTCTACGCCCTTGGCGATCAGGCGGTCGCCGTTGACGTAGCAGCTGCCCGTGTAGCCGGGAGCGCAGTTCGTATCCTTCGACGACGTGATGACGTTGTCGACGCGGTTGTGGAACGCGGTGACGCCGAGCTTGACGCGGTCGTTCAGGAGCTTCTGGTCGACGCCCGCTTCGAACAGGGTGGTTTCCTCGGGGTCGAGGGTTTCCGGATTTTCATAGTAGTAGAGCTGCGCGATCGACGGCGCGCGGTAGCCGGTGCCCGCCGCCGCGCGGATCGTGGTGCCGGTTTCGGGGAATTCGTACCCGGCGCCGATGCGATAGGTGACGGCGTTGTCGAACGCGCTGTAGGCGTCGTACGACATCCCCGCGACCACGTTGAGATGGTCGAAGAACCGGCTCTGCAACTGCAGTTGGCCGCTGGTGTGATACATCTTTTCGTCGATCCGCTGGCGCGGCGCGGTGCGGGCGTTGGCCTGGGTTTCCGCCTCGGCGCGCGCCTGATCCCACGCCAGACCGGCGACGATGCTGTGGTTTTCGGAGAGATGATAGGTGGACTGGTTTTCGAGGGTGAAGGTCTGCCCGAGATAGCGCGAATAGTGATGCTCGGCGTTGCTCGGCCGCCAGCTGTCGTCCTGGGTGCGCATGCCGCTGACGGTGTTCTTGCTCTCCAACCGTCCGTCGAGCAGCCGGGCGTCCCAACTGGTGCCGTAGACGTAGGTGCGGGAGTCCTTGTTGTAGTTCGTGTCCTGGCCGCTTTGGTCGAGGTCGGTGCTGAGATCGTTGACGGTGAGGAACAGGCGTCCGTCGAGATTTTCGGTGGGCGAGACGCGGAAATCGAGGCTGTGGTCGTAGACGATCCGGCGGTCGTCCTCGCTCGGCTTGGTTTCCGAGGGGGTGAACAGGCGGTCTTCGTCGGAGATGTTCGGGCCGTTGGCGATGTATTCGCTGTGGGCGTAGGCGAGGGTGAAGGGCATGGCGTTGTCGAGCTTGCCGCCGTAGCTGACGTTGCCGTCCAGCCGCCGGGTGGCATAGGAGCCGTATTCGCCCTTGACGCCGCCGTGGAAGCCGTCGCTCGCGCCCTTTTTGGTGATGATGTTGATGACGCCGC of uncultured Alphaproteobacteria bacterium contains these proteins:
- a CDS encoding putative Cobalamin uptake ligand-gated TonB-dependent outer membrane channel (Evidence 3 : Function proposed based on presence of conserved amino acid motif, structural feature or limited homology) gives rise to the protein MSTDRRRPPARRAAGAALVLAALPCTAALADDVALDPIVVTATKTATKLSQIPASVTVVTADEIEAMGDVSVGDIIAKTPGVNFYSSGGVGAASFAQLRGLGGEHTLVLIDGVRMNNPGESNQKGAFNFQGLIAHNIERIEIVRGPQATLYGSAASGGVINIITKKGASDGFHGGVKGEYGSYATRRLDGNVSYGGKLDNAMPFTLAYAHSEYIANGPNISDEDRLFTPSETKPSEDDRRIVYDHSLDFRVSPTENLDGRLFLTVNDLSTDLDQSGQDTNYNKDSRTYVYGTSWDARLLDGRLESKNTVSGMRTQDDSWRPSNAEHHYSRYLGQTFTLENQSTYHLSENHSIVAGLAWDQARAEAETQANARTAPRQRIDEKMYHTSGQLQLQSRFFDHLNVVAGMSYDAYSAFDNAVTYRIGAGYEFPETGTTIRAAAGTGYRAPSIAQLYYYENPETLDPEETTLFEAGVDQKLLNDRVKLGVTAFHNRVDNVITSSKDTNCAPGYTGSCYVNGDRLIAKGVETSLGALVYEGESDSLDLQVNYTYTLTSLNATTSAGKITDHAADKISPHVVNVSAIYAFDHDKGSVRADATIKSRGWERYHKGYVAETYDGDGWKLDLAAQYEIMDNVTVYGRVENLFDSEYYTSSGYTSNPFGVYAGIGYTF